The Amycolatopsis nigrescens CSC17Ta-90 genomic interval GAAGGATCTGCCGACCGTGGTCACTCCGGAGGCGATCAAGGGCCTGAAGTTCGGGGACGAGGTGGAGGCGATCGACCGCACCGCGAACATGCTGGACGCCATCGGCATCAAGGCGCAGGTGGTACTGCTGCACCAGGGCGACAACACCGAGGGCGGCGGCCCGGACGACTGCCGCGTGACGCCGGGGCCGGCGTCGCAGATCGCCGCGAAGGCGTCGCCGAAGGTGGACGCGATCTTCACCGGGCACAGCCACCAGCAGTACAACTGCACGATTGCGGACCCGGCGGGCAACCCGCGGACGGTGATCCAGGGCGCGTCCTTCGGCAGGCTGCTGTCCGTGCTGGATCTGAAGATCAACCGGAAGACCCGGGACGTGGTCCGCGCCGCCACCAAGGCGCACAACGAGATCGTCACTCGCGACGTCACACCGGACCCGGCCGTGACGAAGCTGGTCGACGAGGCGAAGGCGAAGGCCGCGCCGATCGCGAACCGGCAGGTCGGCACCATCACCGCCGACCTGCTGCGAGCCGGCGCGCCGTCCGGCGAGTCGCCGCTGGGCGATGTGATCGCGGACGCGCAGCTCGAGGCGACCGCTTCGAACAACGCGCAGATCGCGATCACCAACCCCGGCGGGGTGCGGGCGGACCTGACCCACGCGTCCTCACCGGCGGGTGAGGGGGACGGCGTGGTCACCTACGGCGAGGCGTTCACCGTGCAGCCGTTCGCGAACGTCATGCAGACCATCACGCTGACCGGCGCGAACCTGAAGGCCGTGCTGGAGCAGCAGTTCCAGCCGAGTGGGACGCGGGTCCTGCAGATCTCGAAGACGCTGAAGTACAGCTACTCGGCGTCCGCGCCGATCGGTTCGAAGGTCTCCGCGATCACCGTCGACGGCACCGCGGTGGACCCGAACGGTTCGTACCGGGTGTCGGTGAACAACTTCCTCGCGTCCGGCGGCGACGGGTTCACCGAGTTCACCAAGGGCACCGACCTTGCCGGCGGCCCGGTCGACCTGGACGCGCTGATCGCCTACCTCGGCGCCCACCCCGCCGTCTCCCCACCCCCGGCGGACCGCGTCACCCTGCTCCCTTAGCTCTCCCGCACATCCCTCATGGCCACCTTGGCGGCATCGAACGCCCCCAAGGTGGCCTTACGGGTTTTCGCTCCACTCTCACGCGGCAAGCCCCCACCCAACCCGGGGGGCGACCCCGCTCCAGCCTATCGCCACCCACCACGGCCCCAGCCGCTCCCGACCGAGTTGTCCACAGGTCGGCGCAACTGTGGGCAACCGGCTAGCAGTACGGGGAAAGCCCCGAGCGAAGCAGCGCGAAGCCACGATCCGCGTCCGCGACAGCGCCCGGGTAGCGGTCGTCGGCCGCGGCTCCGGCCGCGATCAGGCGGTAGTTCTCCAGCGCCAGCAGCCGCTGCACCGTGACGATCTGCCCGGCGGCGAGCAGCGCGGTCAGCTCGTCGCCACCAGTCCGCAGCGCCCCAGCCAGCGCTCGCTCGGACCGCTCGGTGAACTGGGAAAGCCGCGCGACCAGGCTCGGCGTGCCGTAGAGCAGTCGGTTGAACGCGACAACTTCGGCGTCGTCGTTCAAGCCGGTGATCGGATCCCGCTCCCGCAGGCCACGGGTGAAGTTCCGGTGCAGAGCGTCCAGCGGTGTCTCGTCGGACGGTCGCTCGCGCACCACCGTGGCGGCCTCCTCCGTGTGGTCGGCGAAGCGATGCAGGACAAGGTCTTCTTTGGTGGGGAAGTATTTGAACAGGGTCGGCTTGGACACCTCGGCGGCCGCCGCGACCTCGGCCACCGACACCTTCTCGAACCCCGACTCCAGGAACAACCGGATCGCCGAGTCCGAGATCGCCTGATGTGTGCGCTGCTTCTTCCGTTCCCGCAAGCTCTGCTCGGCCACGAACAACAGCCTAACCCGGACAACTTCTTGACCTGGTCAGTAAGCTCCCATTTCGCCAAGACAGCCGGGTGAGAATGGTGCACATGCCAACTTGGGAAGAAGCTGTCGCCATCGCGAAGGAGTTGCCGGAGGTCGAGGAGTCGACCTCGTACCGGACTCCCGCGCTGAAGGTCTCCGGCAAGAGTTTCGCGCGCCTGCGCACCGAAGCCGAGGGCGGTCTCGTGCTGATGTGCGACCTCGACGAGAAGGAGGCGCTGCTCGCTTCGGGCGATCCCGCGTTTTACACGACTCCGCACTACGACGGCTACGGCGCGATCCTGGTCGACCTGGAGAAGGTCGCCGTCGACCAGCTCACCGAGCTGATCGAGGAGTCCTGGCGACGCAAGGCACCGGCCAAGCTACGCAAGGCTTTCGACGCGGACTGAGCCTCGACACTCGGCGAGCAGACACAGCGCTGTCACCCCCATCACCGCACCGGCGAACAGGCCCAGCACGGTGGTGGCCGGCAACTCGCTCCGCACAGCCCAGTTGTTCGCGCTGAGGACGTTGGGCAGGTTGAACAATCCGTTGGCGAAACAGCCCGTCCGCGCCGAGCCGGGTCACGGTCAACGGCAGCCAGAACGGGAGCCGGCCCAGCCGTGCATCATGGCCAGCAACCCCAGCGCGGCGCCGAGGGTGAGCAGCACGCCCAGCGCGTCCAACGGCCGCGCCACTCCTGCCTGGCCGCACCGCTGAGTCCGAACGTCCCACCGAACAACCACGACCCGCGGACCACCGCCGGCCCGGCCGCCACGATCCCGGCCACCCAAGCCAATGGCACCTGCACCGAGTGCGTCGCCCCACGCGCGACGTCACGCGTCGTGCCGCGGAACAGCTCCGGCCACCGCGCCCGCGTATACAACGCGACGGCCACCAGCAGCGAAATGCCGAGTACTGCGAAACTGCCGTAGACAACGCCGAAAACCCAGCCCTGCAGGCTTTCGTCGCTCGTCAGGGAGAACACCAGCAGCGGCCCGAGCATGATGAACGGCGTCAGCAGCCCGGTGCCCACCCACATCGGCATCGCGATCAGCCACGCCGGCACCCGCAGTCCCCACCGCTGGGTGAGCGCCAGCGCGACCAGCACCCCCATCAGCCCGATCGCCCCGGTGACCACGTTCGCCACTATCCACTCGGCCGTCCCCGCCGCACTCGGGTCGCTCAGCCCGAGCGTTCCTCCGGCCACCCACACGATCTTGATCCCGGTGTACACACCCGCCGCGCACCCCGCCACCCACCCGGCCACCAGCCGCAACCGCTCCATGCCACCGATCGTCGCGACGACCCGCTTCTCGCACCTCCTCCCCGAAGGTGAGGCGACTCCCCCTCCAGAGGGGCTTTCGAGTTCCCCGGATGGTGGAAGGCTTGCCGCACTGGCAAGACGAAGCCCGATCTGGTGAAGCTCAGTACCTTGTGGTTATGCCGGATGACTACCTGCACTCGCTCCAGACCCTTGCGAGCAGCTTGAAGGGCCGTGCGACGCAAGCTGTGGAGACTGAGGTCGGGGCATCGCTGGACTCCCGGATCGATTACTCCATTGACCTTATTGAGCACAACGAACCGGGAGTAGCGCTCGAAGATCTCGCTCAGAACGTGTACGAGTTCGATCTCACTCTGAGTCTCGCCGAGTACCAGGTCTTCGACCGGGCAGGCCGCTCGATGCGGATGTCCCCGGAGCGCTGGACGTTTCTGCGTGAGCTGGTGGAGGAACAACATTGACCGCACTGACGGACATAGCGGAAGGGGTGCATCCAGGCCGGCAAACGCCCCTTTGAGCCGTTGTTACGATCCGGCTTCGGGGTGGAGGGCGCTACTGTGTTGGCAGCTTGCGGCTGAGGCTGTCCATGGCGTCGGCTAGGTCGGCTGCGCCCTTGAGGGTGATCGAGGCGTCGTCCATGTGCTTGAGCTGGTGGTGGAAGATGGCAAGGAGCGCCTCGACGGTAGCCAGGCTGATCGGATCGGCGCTGCTTCTGCCATGCTCGATGGACTGACGTGCTGCTGCGGCATGGGCGTCTGCTGAGGCGCGGTCGGAGGTCGGCATGAGTTCGGCCCTGCCAGCGAGCGTGCTCGGCGTAACTAGGCCGATGAGCTGATCGCCGGTAGTGGTGGCGAGCGGATGGGCGGCTGATTCGGTGGGCCGCTGGCGCTCGCCGGCCGGAGCGGAGCGGTAGGCTGTCCGTGCCGCGATTGGACAGGCCCGCCGTACGGGTGGTGATGGGCGCCGATGATGGCGGCGCGCCTTGATCTCATAGAGCCAAGTTCGGCGACAACTCCGCATCGAGGTGTGTGATCCTGACTCTGATATAAACAAGCTGTAGCGCTCGGGCAAGATGGTGTGGTGATGACCGTGGCTGAAGGAACAGAATCCTGCTTCTACATATGCCCAATCGGGCCGGCTGACTCGACAACGCGTAAGCGAAGCAACCAGATATTTCAACACATCATCAATGCGACTCTCGCTCCTTTGAATTTTACGGTCACGCGTGCTGATCAAATGGACCAATCCGGCATGATCACTTCTCAGATTATCGATGGCCTACTTAACAGTGATCTTGTCATAGCTGACCTGACAGACCACAACCCTAACGTGTTTTACGAGTTGGCCGTCCGTCATGCTGTGGCCAAGCCATTCATTCAGATAATTGCAGAGGGTCAAACGGTACCGTTCGACATTCAAGGTCTGCGCACCATTCTCGTTGACCATCGAGACCTCGACTCAGTTCATGAGGCCAAGCTAACCTTGACCGGAATGGTAGAGAGTATACGTTCAGGAAAGAGTGTAGAAACACCGCTAACATACACACTAAACATTCAGTCGCTTGCCCAATCGGATGACTCAGAGGCGCGCGGTATAGCTGATATTATTGCGGAGATCCAAGGCCTTAAGGCAATTATTCGAGGTAGTGATTCATCGAACTCTAGGGCGACTGTTTCAGGGGAGGCCCTAACGGAGACGAGGGCTTACCGTGCTCTTTTGGATAAAATGGCCAAGGATGGCCGTTTGTATGCCGATGACCTTAGGTTCTTGATTAGTTTGTCCTCGTCAAGGGAATTAAGAAAGTGGGCAAGCGAGAGAATTGCAACAGTCTTTGGTGCGGATGAGCCGCCTTTCTGAGGTGGTAACATGACGGTTGTAATTCCGGAATAATGTATGTTATTTCAGAAGAATGCGGTGTCGTTGCAACAGGGCGGTTACGTACCCGTGGCAAAGGATGTTGCGATTGCTGCGTCAGATGACAGGCTGTGATTCCACCCCTGCGAATCGCCGGGCCGCCGAGGTCGCGTGCCGGGGTGCGGACGGTGATCATGCCGCACGCGGTGCGGGCCGAGCTGGTCAAGCACCTGGCCGAGTTCGTGGGGCCGGAGGATGGCGCGTTGCTGTTCACCGGCAAGAAGGGGTTCGCGGTGCGCCGGCCGAACTTCGCGCAGCTCTCGAAGTGGACGAAGGTGGTGGCGGGCCTCGGACTCAAGGGCCTGCACTTCCACGATCTGCGGCACGCGGGCAACGTGTGGGCGTCGAAGGCGGGTATGTCGACCAAGGACCTGATGGCGCGGATGGGTCACGACGACATGCGGGCGGCGCTGATCTACCAGCGGGCGACCAGTGACGCGGACGAGCGGATCGCGGCGAAGCTCTCAGAGCTCGTCGAAGATCATCGTCAGGGCACCGAAGTTGGTGACGAGGACACCGCCGACTGATGTTGTTGGCATGTTGCTGGAGCGGGTCCTGAAATAGCGGAAGGGGTGCTTCCCAAGATCGGGAAGCACCCCTTCTGAGCTGCTAAAACTTGCCTTGGAGCGGATGACGGGAATCGAACCCGCGTATTCAGCTTGGGAAGCTGATGTTCTACCATTGAACTACATCCGCAGCGCTGCGCCAGCATACACAACGTCCTGCGCGGGCTGTTCAGGTCTCCCTCCCTTGACGCGCGAGCCGACAAGTGACAACACTTGTTGTCTCCCCATCCACCGGAGGTGCGCGGTATGGACGAGCGACTGCCCGATCCCGAGTTGTTCCGCACGGCCGGGTTCCGGCTCGCGTCGCGGTTGTTCGTGCGGGGTGACATCCGGGCGGACGAACGGCAGCTCAGGCGGCTGCGGGAGTTCGCGCAGGCCGAGGATCCGCTGGCCGACGCGGTGGTGGCGATGATTCAGCGGCGCGAGTCCGGTGAGGGGCGGGCGCTGTTCGAGCGGGCGCTGGCCGAAGGGATCGAGGCGGTCGAGGACGCGCCGGAGGAGCTGGTCGCGTTCTTCGGCTCGGTCGGGGCGACGCCGTACTGGGTGGACATGGCGCGGGTGGACCGCGGCGCGCGGGCGATAACGCGGGTCGGGGTGCTCGGGCTGTTCCCGCTCAGCGACATGTCGCTGATGGGCGGCTACCTCGCCTCCCGCGCGACCAAGTCGCTGGTCGGCACCGGCGAGATCGAATATATGGCGAC includes:
- a CDS encoding bifunctional metallophosphatase/5'-nucleotidase — encoded protein: MTAATATTASAASAQGQDSTTDVRLISFNDLHGNLEPPSGSSGRVTLPDGSSVDAGGAAYLSSHVQRLRAEARNSVVLSTGDSIGASPVVSALFHDEPTVEFLNSLGVKASVVGNHEFDEGLQELRRMQFGGCHPTDGCQFRESFRGAKFPFLGSNVYRTSGAPALLPFSVEFSGGVPIGVIGATLKDLPTVVTPEAIKGLKFGDEVEAIDRTANMLDAIGIKAQVVLLHQGDNTEGGGPDDCRVTPGPASQIAAKASPKVDAIFTGHSHQQYNCTIADPAGNPRTVIQGASFGRLLSVLDLKINRKTRDVVRAATKAHNEIVTRDVTPDPAVTKLVDEAKAKAAPIANRQVGTITADLLRAGAPSGESPLGDVIADAQLEATASNNAQIAITNPGGVRADLTHASSPAGEGDGVVTYGEAFTVQPFANVMQTITLTGANLKAVLEQQFQPSGTRVLQISKTLKYSYSASAPIGSKVSAITVDGTAVDPNGSYRVSVNNFLASGGDGFTEFTKGTDLAGGPVDLDALIAYLGAHPAVSPPPADRVTLLP
- a CDS encoding TetR/AcrR family transcriptional regulator, giving the protein MFVAEQSLRERKKQRTHQAISDSAIRLFLESGFEKVSVAEVAAAAEVSKPTLFKYFPTKEDLVLHRFADHTEEAATVVRERPSDETPLDALHRNFTRGLRERDPITGLNDDAEVVAFNRLLYGTPSLVARLSQFTERSERALAGALRTGGDELTALLAAGQIVTVQRLLALENYRLIAAGAAADDRYPGAVADADRGFALLRSGLSPYC
- a CDS encoding MmcQ/YjbR family DNA-binding protein, translated to MPTWEEAVAIAKELPEVEESTSYRTPALKVSGKSFARLRTEAEGGLVLMCDLDEKEALLASGDPAFYTTPHYDGYGAILVDLEKVAVDQLTELIEESWRRKAPAKLRKAFDAD
- a CDS encoding MafI family immunity protein, whose translation is MVEGLPHWQDEARSGEAQYLVVMPDDYLHSLQTLASSLKGRATQAVETEVGASLDSRIDYSIDLIEHNEPGVALEDLAQNVYEFDLTLSLAEYQVFDRAGRSMRMSPERWTFLRELVEEQH
- a CDS encoding site-specific integrase — protein: MIPPLRIAGPPRSRAGVRTVIMPHAVRAELVKHLAEFVGPEDGALLFTGKKGFAVRRPNFAQLSKWTKVVAGLGLKGLHFHDLRHAGNVWASKAGMSTKDLMARMGHDDMRAALIYQRATSDADERIAAKLSELVEDHRQGTEVGDEDTAD